GCTGCGCGCCGCGAGTGCGGACCTGAACGTGGACGGCGAGCCGCCGCCGCTGCCCGCGTTCCCCGGCCAGGTGCGTGTGCAGTGGTCCCCGGGTGGCCCCGGGTCTcgggctggggcggggcggggcgggcgcggtCCGACGACCCCGTCTTGTAGGAGCCCAGGCGCAGCCCTGAGCGCGCACCCCCGGAAAGCTTCACAGTGGGAACCGAGACCTTCTCCTGGACGCCCTTCCCGCCGGCCCCGCGGCGAGGCGGGGACCCGAGCCACTCCGACCGGGTGCTCCGCGAGTTCCTGGGGTGCACGGGGTCCTCCGCCTGGTCCCTCCAACGACACCCCGCGCCCGAGCCCCGCGGGACCTCCAGCGCCGAGGAGCAGCCGTCCGTGGAGGGGTCGCCGACACTGCAGAGCTGCCCCATGTGCCAGGCCGACTTCTCCCCCAGGTGAGCGGTCCCCCAgggccttccctcccctctgctgCCACCCGGTGGCCCGTTCCCTGTTTGGAAACCACAGGCAGTTTCAGAAGGCATGGGTAACTGAGCTCCACTTTGGCATTCTAAAGTGATATTTCACGCAGAAAAAGTTGGCAAAGCACAGAGACGGTGCTTTTCAGCCAGAGGGCACAGGGGTGCAGGTCTGGGGGTCTGCTTGCTGGTCCACGGGCCTGGGGCCCTGCTGACAGGCTGCAGTCTCCTGGACGGGGCCCCTGGGACTCTGCAGCACGAGGGCAGGGAGGCTCTGGCTCTAACCGGGTCCACCCTGACATCCGGGAACCGGGTGGTGACTGGCATCCCCGGGTGGACTGCTTCCAGAGCCAGTCCAGGCTGTGGGTCACTGAGCAGTTTTTTGTTACAGCCCCTCGGGCACCTTCCCCCGTGGGTGGATTGCCAGTGTTAAAAACAAGCCTTCAATTCTGTGTCCAGAgacgcttttttctttttaaaagtccaacgtatatttttatacctttttaaaagtaaGGGTGATGGAATTGGACTTTGCTAAGAAGTCCCAACTGCCCATCTTGTGGGCCCCGTGTCATAAAGCTAAGGACACAGGTGTGGCGGGCATGGGGGTCAGGACGGCGGGAAGGAGCTTGGTCGGATGAAGGGGGTGGACGGCCGGTTTCGGTAGCTGGACGTGCTCTGCGTGTCCTGTGCCCTGCAGAGTGGGTTCAGTTACGTGCCTTGTCCCTGGTTTTCCGGAAGTAAAACCAGCCCTGGGGGGTGAAGGGAGTGGCTTGTAGAACTAGCAGCTGATGACAGACAAAAATCATCAAACCAGTGATCAAAACTTGTGGCACCAAAATGCACAGGTCTGCAGGCAAATATCCGGGCTCCTCCAGTGGTGACACTGGACTGGACAGCTCGGGGTGCGGGGTGGAGTGCGGGGAGGCAGCTGTCCGCAGGGGGGCCTGTGGGCGAGGCCCCCCAGCCGGCACGGGTCCGGCACGGCAGGGGTGCAGCGGGTGTGGCAGCCACACCGAGATGCCCGTGCTCCTCGTAGCGCTGGAGAATTTTTCCCAGACCCGGTGTCTCACCGAACATGTCTCTTGCCTGTGCTGATGCTTCAAGGACAGTTGTGGGCTGCAAACACCAGCTCCCTCAAcagttgtttttgtcttttaacatttatttacttatttttggctgcatcgggtcttagttgtggcacgtgggagttttcgttgcagtgcgcgggcttagttgcctggcagcatgtgggaccatagttccccaaccggggctcgaacccgtgtccccagcattggaagaaggattcttaaccactgcgccaccagggaagtcgtcCCCGCCACCCCGCCTCCCGGTCCTGATGAAGCCATAAACgctttttaaaacatgaagtCCTCTTGATTCGTACCCGTCGAAAGAAACCCAGGGACGGAAGTACCATCGGAGCCCTGGAAGGAAATTCGTCTTCTTGGCAGCAGACATGCAGCCCAGCCTCTCCGTCCTGGTCTAGGGGTGACTTTTGTTCTCAGATTACTTGTTTTTCTACACAGTCTAAAAAAGGACtcctagggtttccctggtggcgcagtggttgagaatctgcctgccgatgcaggggacacgggttcgtgccccggtccgggaagatcccacgtgccgcggagcggctgggcccgtgagccgtggccgctgagcctgtgcgtctggagcctgtgctccgcaatgggagaggccacagcagtgagaggcccgtgtaccgcaataaatcaataaataaaaataaataaataaataaataaaaattaaaaaggactcctagatatgttagaaagaaagtTCCAGTCTGAGCTCTTTAAGCAGTTAGATTGAGGCTGGGCAGAGAGTGCTTCGGGATTGCAGAGTAGGTGTCGGCGCAGTTGGGTCCGGGCCTCCGTGTGTCTGGAATGCTTCTACCACGTTCTTCCCTTTGATTAAGGAGAGAGCAGGCCCTTGCCAGGCCACACCCCGAGCCTGCAGGGTGACAGTGGAAacccacccccccccgcccctggggCGAGGGGACAGGTCAGGCTGTTAGGGGGCAGAAACGGGACTGTTTTGGGGCAGAGATGGAAGGCCTGCCGCCCCTCGGAGCAGAGGGGTGGGCTGCTGGTCTGCAGGAGGTGCGGGCGGCCTGGGCGCTGTGGGCAGCAGCGAGACCCTGCTCGTCTTT
This genomic stretch from Kogia breviceps isolate mKogBre1 chromosome 1, mKogBre1 haplotype 1, whole genome shotgun sequence harbors:
- the FAAP20 gene encoding Fanconi anemia core complex-associated protein 20 isoform X1, translated to MTPSGQGSLPTSVPPPRWREEPWAPSPQRSPSNPPASPPDGGECARPWAELLRAASADLNVDGEPPPLPAFPGQEPRRSPERAPPESFTVGTETFSWTPFPPAPRRGGDPSHSDRVLREFLGCTGSSAWSLQRHPAPEPRGTSSAEEQPSVEGSPTLQSCPMCQADFSPRLTQLDVESHLARCLEESTGDAVW
- the FAAP20 gene encoding Fanconi anemia core complex-associated protein 20 isoform X2, whose protein sequence is MEAARRSRLSLSRRRPPSGVGSPSNPPASPPDGGECARPWAELLRAASADLNVDGEPPPLPAFPGQEPRRSPERAPPESFTVGTETFSWTPFPPAPRRGGDPSHSDRVLREFLGCTGSSAWSLQRHPAPEPRGTSSAEEQPSVEGSPTLQSCPMCQADFSPRLTQLDVESHLARCLEESTGDAVW